A stretch of DNA from Rattus rattus isolate New Zealand chromosome 1, Rrattus_CSIRO_v1, whole genome shotgun sequence:
AGGAGCAGCACAGAGTCATCCCCGAATAAATGATAAAAAGGACCGAgggcatctttaatcccagcactcaggaagcagaggcaggcagatctcggtgagtccaaggtcagtcagGTACACATATTGAATCCCAGGCAAGCCAGggttaagaccctgtctcaaatatgaaagcaagaaaaagaaaaaacaaatgcccAATATTCCACTCTGAGATGCCAAGATGGGTTCAAAAACAGAAGCACTGGTTATgctgaagtattttttttaacattttaagatgCGGTTAGTATGAACGACACGTGTGCTagcaataaaagaatgaaaaaattacCATGTCCTCTGtttaataaagtttttattaCAAAACAACCATGTTAGGAAAGACACAAAAGTAGAAGTAAATGTCTaagtaaaaactaaataaacatgCCAAGAGCTATGACTTAAAAATCCTAATGATGCACTCGGCTACATCAGACCCAAGACACAAATTTACTTTGCCACTtaacaaaaaagaagcagaatGCCCTTCAtcttcaatgtatttttaaatgtttgcacaTTGTGTGTCTGCAGGCAATGGCAGTATCATCAAGTATTTAAACAAAGTCACCTTTCAGGTTGAATGAACAAGTCACATCGAAATGTGCGAtatattccaggacagccagggctgttacacagacaTGCTGTCAAAACAATACAAACCCCCCAAACACCTCaatataaatgtttaagaaaacacCAGTATTATATAGGCAATATAATTCATTACAAAATACTTTTCTTCATAAAACTATCTGCTTTAAACACAAAAGGGGTATGTGGCCCTTCTGTGGTGCTAACATTACCAGGTTACACAGATTCGTCTAATGCTGCTCTAGGAACAGTGCTGAGAATGTGCCACATCTATAATGCCATTGGTGGAAATGGACCGTGCACCAAGTGCTGGCCTCCATCTGGTCTCCAGGGCCAGCTTCTCTTTAGTTGGTAGGAAGTGAAGCATCTATCTTCCCCATGGCTTCATCCCGGAAGAGCAGCTTTCGGAATATATTTGCATAAAAAGGTCCATACACCTGCTTGTTGAGATTCACGATGTTTGCATACTGGCAGCCAAGCACTTCCAGCTCCTGCTGAATGACATCAAGGCCACCGGgcacaggaggcctgctcttctGAGTGCTTGGAAGACAGAGCAGGCTCTTCATGTACAACTGGATCCGTTTATCTAAAGggaaaaaatggtatttttacCTGTTGCATTACAGAAGTACATAACCTTCAGCAATAAGCCGTAAGGTTTCCATTTACCCCTGCCTGTGCTCGAGTGGCATTACGTTCCTCCCACTAAGGATTAAGAGTACTTTGTCATCTGTCACGTCTGAACTGGCTTTGTGGCCTGTTTTTGCTAATGCATAATGTTATGGAAATGCCAGGATGGCAGCTGCAGGCCCAAGCCTCAGGATGCCCAACTGCCATCCACTTTGCCTTCCATCATCCATGCAAATAAGGATGAAACTACCGAGGATGAGACCAAAGAGGCAGAAACCCCTCTCCCAGCTCTAAGGAGAGCCTTGCAGATGAGACACCTCCCCAGCTCCTGGTAGAGCCCAGCCAAGACCCATGGGCATAGCCTCAGCTAACCATGGAAGCATGGATGAGTCTGACAAGGCAAAGaccttctctctgccctttaGACTGTGAGGAATAAACGATGCTCAGGCTAGAGTGGTAACTTCTAGAGTGAGAGATGGTTGGTTAGAGAAAGTGCTTTTCTGAGCTACGATCTTTTACAAAAGTCAATGCCCAATATCCACGATCATATAGCCAAGATCATttttctttggggttttgtttttataaaagcaatttaaggggctggagagatggctcagtggttaagagcaccgactgctcttccagaggtcctgagttcaattcccagcaaccacatggtagctcacaaccatctatggaatctggtgtgtctgaagacagctacagtgtacttgtatacataaattaaataaataaatcttaaaaaaaaaaacaatttaaaatcagGGATTTCATACTGAAATCCAAATTTTTGgtttgacaagaaaaaaaaaaacccagaaacccAGCAAACTTGGGCTTTCAACATAATATACAGGGTGTCTGGCTACACGCCTAGGTTTCTAGAGACAGCTGAAGTTCATATCTGTTGCTCTGACATAGGTAAAAACAATACTCTCTAAGGCACCCTGGTTGGGTAGTTATCCAGTCACTCTGCACAGGAGACATGGAGGAAGGGCTGCTCCAACAGCAACTGTATCAGGCACTGTCCCTAGCTGTGTCCTCACTGTCTGACCTTGTGACTATGGTATACAAGCAAATGAAGGCATAGACTTGGCTACGGTCACATCAGATAAAGTAGTGCCAATCAGACCCACTACAACACAGCAGCTCCAAGGGCTCTCTCTGGCTTTGGAAACAAAACCCTCAGAAATAAGAATGTTTACTATTAACACAGCCCATTGAGCGTAGGCAGTTAACATTAAATGAAAGCCTCTATTTCCCTCCTTCAGAGAAAAGGTCATGAAGCCTCGGGTGACCTCAAGCATGCGACGTGGCTGTGCTATGGATCGTCTTGCCCCCACATCAAGTAGTGGGATTTACAGGCACCACACGTCAGGATGCCTGGCTTTTGACAGTTACAAAACCCTTATTTTCAGTCATCTTTCTCCACAGACTGCACTTTAGCAGAACTAACCCCAGAACTTCAAAGTTGCCAATATCCATGCTCAGTCAGGATTTTCCTCTTACTAATCCCATCCCACTCCACTCTATCCAGATCTCTTTCAATGCTGAGTCTTAAGTGGCTGCTTTCCGGGGCCACCCTGACCACGGGTTACAGCCTTCCTCTCAGTGTGAATGTTTTTCCTATCTTGAGAGAGAAAGCTCAGGccggggggtggggatgggggaggagcgCTGTCTTTTTATCTCTGCATTCCTGGCCTGATGATACATGGTACAATGATCCTgactaaataaaaatgagagaggaaTGAAATACCAAACTGCAAACCATGGAAGCCTGGGAGTGGAGCCTGAAGAAGGCATTCATAGATAATATTCCCATCTGTGTGTCTGAGCAGGGAGAAATTAGTCCTGTATCACACGTATCACTTGGGCTACTGAAAAAAATTACCTCAAAAATGTAAATGGCTATgagcatgcacagacacagaataTAAACCATAGATACTTTTTACTTGTtacatatgtctgtatgtacatatatacacgtatatatacGTTGATATATacatttccgtgtgtgtgtgtgtgtgtgtgtgtgtgtgtgtgtgtgtgtgtaaagggctTGGCTTGAAAGAAAATTCCCATTATATTACTTTCCAAAGGTATGGCAAGGTGAGAAGTGTAACGCCCTTGGCAAATGCACTCAGGTCAGTGAGGCACACGGCAGGGCACGAGTGCCATGCACAGGAAGAGTCCATGACAAGCCGCCGGCGGCAGAGCCTTTCCTGAATGCCAAGATCGAAGTGCTCAATTTATGCTAGATTCTCATCATTCGAAAAACCCAGTGACCTTCCCTTACGACTGGTGGCTCTTTTAGACTCAGGCCTAACTTCAGCACAAAGACAATGTGAACACTTTACCACAAGAAAGCCTAAAAGTGAGACCTTTTCAGAATGGTCATTATGCCCACAGGTGGTTCTGCCTCCTCTTCGGACCAGTCAAGTTTTCAGGCCGATTCTACAGAGGCGTTTGCTCATTTGAAGCAGCCAAGTGGAGTCCCAGCCAAAGGCCTGTCCTTGGCTCCCAGAGTCAAAAGAGAGACACTCAAGACAGTCAAGTAGCTAAGGCAACGACACTTTGAATAAGATTAAAACATACTCAGTGTGCAGAACAACAGGCAAAGCCGCCCTGGGCAGAGCCGGGAAGGAAAGCTGCTGCACCAGGTTTTTAGAGGCATCTCcggcccctcccccttcccagttgATGGCATCCAGGGCACAGACACACTGAGTTCAGGCCACCTGGCTCCAGATCTGCCTTAATCACAGCAGTGAGGAGTGCCAGCCCTGGAGCCACAGGCAGGGAAGAATCCCAAGTGTGCCCCTGTCAGTTATTTAGCTATGGGCACTGTATGGCGTGTATCAAGTGCCATCTACACACTCAGCGCTGTGAGGAGAGAGCAGCCAGCAAGCATGGCCCTGTGCTCATAGGTCTACATCCTCGTGGGAAGCCAGCAGCGTGCATGGCTGTTTCTCCGTCAGGAGCAGGCTCTCAGATTACAACTGTACCTCAAGAGACCAAGAGGATAGTTAGGTCGGACGTGAGCTATAAGGGTAAGGGCTGTGGCAAGTGACTGTGCCAGCTGTCATTATCAACTGTCTCCCCTAGGTAGGAATCTCAGTCAACTGTCACCCACAATGCTGTACTCTGGCACTGGTTCTTTCTGGGGCTAAGGTGAGGCTTTGGCCCACCTAAGTAGCCTGAACTTCTGGTTCCCTATTTCCCCAGcgataagaataagaaaaaacattCCAGGGCCCCCCAACCCACAAAAAAAATGTGTCTACGCTATCAGGATGCGGACACTGTATTTGCTAAGATTATAGATTAACCCTGGAATATTAGTCCGTTCTAATTCCacactctttcctcctcccagacTTGATTTCTCTTAAAGACACCTGGTTTTGTCCTCATTAATGGAAACGTCACCCTGATTTGGGGTAAGAAAACcatgtctccccttctctccctaatACTCTGGGTCAGCAGACTGACCAGGATGTGAGTGCACATTTCAAGATCAAATTCTTTTGCCACTGATCACCATGACCAATTCAAGGTCAGAACCTGTACAGCTAGGCTGCCTACAGCCAACAGGACTCCATGCTAGATCACTGGTTAGCAAACGGAGCGGGAAGACTGAGCTCTGGTTGACTTAAACgtgggaggagggtggtagaGCATGCCACCTTACTGTGTAGGCGCCGAGCCTAGAAGATGGTACTGAGACAGCAGTGTGGAACCAGACTCTCCAATAACGCTGTCAGCAGCCAGCCCCACCTCTGCCCTCTCAGCTGTAGGGAAAACAACTCTCCTTTCTACTAGTCACAGGTAACAACAGCAGGAGTCCTGAACTTCTCCATACCGCCAACTCTCCAACCTGGCCTGACACTGAGAAGCCTCCCAATTTCAGTCTTTCACTTCCTACCTATTTAACCCTGACCAAGAGAGGACCTCAGTCATCTCAGGGATGCTCACGGCAGAACCGTTAGCCTCGTTCTGTGAGTGCTCAGAGTGGGTTTGAGCTGCATTCCCCCAGGATTTCCACATCACCGTGTACTGCCTTCATAACGTCTGCGGGCTGGATCGTTGTGACAGGCTATGAAGTGCCACCCCAGCTCACATGACAGGGACGTAGGACCAGCAGTAGCTCTTTATGCTTTAACAGTTGTCATCCAAACGGAAAGCGAAGCATCTGTGCTGGCTACTCATCAGCCTGCCACGGGCTAGCCTCATCCGAGGGGGGAGTCTCAAATGAGAAAGAGGCTCCGTAAGAGGGGCCCACGGCAAGcttgttgggcattttcttaattaacaatTCAtaggggagagcccagcccattgtgggtggcgccatccctgggctggtaatcctgggttctataagaaagcaggctgaacaagccacggggagcaagccggtaagcagcacccctccatggcctctgcatcagctcctgcctccaggttcctgcccccaATGCTTTGGATGCTGGACTGtgatatggaactgtgagtgaaatgaaccctttcctccacaacgtgctttggtcatggtgtttcatcacagcaatagtaagaCAAAATTCCAAGTGTATCACAGGCATTTTAAGActttgctgggttttttgttaagtTTTTATTATAGAATCTGGGGAGGACTTGATGCTTTAGAACTGTGTGTAATACTAAAATATGACCGGCACTTAAACATTGTCAAATACAGCAAGTTAGAGCAGACTGGAACTGAAGCAAAAACTGGTTTAAACATAGAGAACTCACCCATCAAGGCACAGACTGGATTGTCCTTCTCTTCAAGGCTTGCGAACTGACCGACAAGATTAGCTTGAACCTCGGCATTTAGAGTGGGTGAGCCTCTCTCTTTCAGGGCCTTATTAACTTCAGCACAGGTCTGAACACCAATAGAGTTCAGGGCCTCCTTCAAGTTAAAGGTCCTGGAGAACACAGAGCAAAGTGCATCAGGCCGAGTCTGGTTTAGTTTTTGAATTCGTTAACTTATTGCAGATGTTTGCCAGTCTGCTCTTAGAAGCAACAGTAACTGACTTTATCAGAGTGAACAGAGAATAACACCTCTCCCAACTGCCAATGCCCTCACTCAACAGAGTTCAAATGCCGAGAACCATGCACTGTGCACCCAGTTTCTGACAGAAAAGCCAGGGTGTACGTTAGAACCCTACTTTTACAGGTTTGGCAAAGGGGACAGAAAATAGCCATTTACTTTTTAAACCACTAGTGTGACTCATTCATCTatgtttttgaaagatttatctgGTATATACGAGGGTTTTGCCTGATGTACctatgtgcaccatatgcatacccggtgcctatggagaccagaagaggccatcagatcttctggagttagagttatgtgctgccctgtgggtgctgggtcatctgcaagagcagcccagTGCTTTCAGCCATCTCATAGACAGTTTTTAATGAGCTTATAAAGTTGagtagaaaaattaattttcctgtGCCTATAGCAGTAAATCTTTAACACCAATAAAAAACAACCAAGATATCGAGAGGCCAAATTATCCGAAACAGTAGACTGATAGTGACCAAAGGCATCGAACTCCCCATTACCACTTTCCAGTAAATAACAAATACTGCCAAGTACACAGACTAGACGTTATAAACAGCCACTAAGAAGCAAGTCATGGAACCAATAAGGAAAGGGAGAATTAGTGAGGGTGTTTGTTAGATCTGCACTAGTAAGAGTAGCTGAAATGGTATCTCCCTACACAAAGGGTTCTTATGTGTCGTTGTCAAACCTGTGAGTCCAAGACTGAGATGAGAGGTGACCTAGTGAGAGCAGGTCGCTCAACAGAGTAAATCAGGACTTAGGTCTGACGCGGTGATGACCTTGGTTCAGATCCAGGTTCTTGCTATTTGCCAGTGTAAACTCTTGGCACGATGTCGTGTGAGCACTGTCAATGCTGAGTGAGGAAAGCGTGGTGCAGTGTCCCTGGTCTTCTGCCTTATCCGAAGTCTGTGTGCACTCACACTGGACCTGCCTCTGGCACTCTGCAGCCCAGGGGTGGACTGTTTGGATAAAGGCTTTCCCTTTGATGTTTTAATCCCCTCTAGAGCAGTGCTCGAGCTTTCCCCTGCTTTCACTCAACAAGTTCTTAGGCTGTAGGAAAAATTTAATTTCCATATAAGCCAAAGCTCCCATtcacaataaaagcaaaaccttGCTCATCTCTGTGACATATCACCAAGTTACACGCAGATGACATCTGGGCCTACAGGTGATCTGAGAGCATCTAATCTATTCGTTTATATTCTGAATGCTGTTACTCCATCTATAAGGTGAGGACTTGGGCAGTGAATGCTTCCCTTCCTATAAAGGAACGGTTCTACACGTGTGAAATGTCCAGTAAACCGAGAATAAAACTATAGGGAGGATGAATGAACACCTCAGCAGTTATTAATAACTAACACTCATGGAGTACATACTGATGCCTGACACCTACGCCAAgaggctgtgatggtttgcatatgcttggcccagggagtggcactattagaaggtgtgaccttgttggaggaagtgtgtcactgtggggtgggcttggagaccctcctcctagatgcCTGAGGATggtcagtctgttcctggcttccttcaggtgaaggtgtagaactcagctcctcctgcaccatgcctgcctggatgttgcgatgctgccatgttcctgccttgataatggactgaacctgtaagccagccccaattaaatgttgtcctttataaagcttacattggtcatggagtctgttcacagcagtaagaccctaactaagacaggggctCACATTAATCATTTATTCTCGAAGCTCCCGAGTAGAGGAAAAAGCATgcatggggtggggtgtgtgctCACTCATGCGTGTTCGTGTCAAGGGGACATAAACTTCAGCCGCCTTCTGCCACTACTCTCTACCTTACTTCTTGACATCGGGCCTTTCATTGACTGTGGGACTAGCTATTTTCACAGGTGGGCGCCAGCAAGCATCTGGACCTGTGTCTCCCTCTGCCCACGTGCCCAGCCCTGGGGCTGCAGATGTTCCTCCATGCTTGACTTCTACATGGCTGCTgcaggatccaaactcaggttctcatcccaccaagcatctctccagccttttatgCTCCATGCACATGAGAAATAACGCTCAGAGAGACTCGGGAACTTGTTCAATCACAGAACAAGACAGTTAAAGAGGTGAGCTTGGCCTGGTCACCTGATCTGAAAGCCTGTCCTCTGAAGTTCCTACACGCTGTTTCTATGTACTTCATAGTAACACTTGGCAGCACTGGGTGCTCAGTGAACACTTAATGAGAAAGACTCCAGGAAAGCAATGGTTCCCACTGCgaggcagtgcagagagagaccGTCTGCAAGGACAGAAAAAGGTATTGTTTCTTGGTGGGTCTTGGGCCCTGAAATAGGAAACTAAGGTACTTGTCAGGTCAGTATGAGAGTCAGCAGAAAGGGTAGGGCCTCATACAGACAGAGGCGCTGAGACTTAGATTGCCTATGTCTAGCCATACAGCCCCAAATCCCTCTCCTTTGAGCCTCAGCCCAAAATGAGAAGTGTGGATCCCAAGCCACTTGGATTCCTACTGTAGGTTTTAGCACGAAGCTCATGGTCTTTATAGCAGATGGGAGGACAGGTGCATCGCCTCAATGGCAGGAATAGAGGACACAGCCCTAAAAACACCCAAAAGGCAAATCAGCAGGGAGAGCTGACCCACATGAGAGCCACTGAAACACTGACAAGACCTGTCTCCTGACGTGGACAGTGTCTCGTGGGATGGACTAAAAGCAAAAATCCACGTGGGATCTAATAGCCAATGAAAGAGCAATACTGGAGACAGAGTTTCAAAAGCAAAACTTTCCTTCAGCTCATGTTAGACACAGCTGCCTGCTTTAAAACCTTCATACATTGGGTCCAttgaagtcaaaaaaaaaaaaaaaaaaaaaaaaagggagggtaGAGTGGAAAACCCTCTCTCACAAAATATTTCTGCACATGGCTCTGTGGACTTCCGGTTCTGCTTTCCCACTGCACTGTCACAGAAAAGCTCTCGTGTGTGCCACCGAAAGGGGAAACACGACACTTATCCTGGCACGTGTCAAGGGACACGCCTCTGCCTTCCTATGAAAGGACATCTAGAATATTCAAGAAGCTAAAAGACACTGTGGAAAGAGACGGTGTGAGAGACATCAAAGCCAGAGGTGACTGTTCTGTCCCCATGGGCAAAGTCATTGCCTGTTTTGGGAAACACGCAGAATGTTCATGTGTGGGGGAGCAGGTACATACATGAAGAACTTACTGTTTATTCATGCCTTCAAGCAGAACAGCTGAGATCCTTTTTAACCTGTTTGCAAGCTCAGGCAGGCCTTCTGTAACAGCACCCACCATGTTGTTGGTAATTAGGGACACGCAGGCGATCATCTTCAATTGATTGAGCTTTTCTGTCAGTTCCTGAAGCCGTGGTCCATCTGTCATGAGTGTCTAgcatatttaaaatgtacaaacaGAAAGGGAAGCCCATTGGCATGAAAATGTAGAATAAGCAATGCATATCCACACTCTCATTTCAGTCTGATTTTAGTTAATGTACACGTGCAACATGACAGACCATCTGACTCAAAGTCACACACAAGAATCCCACACTGGACACCCACGGGGGGACGGACAAAGCCActcacctggggttggggatttagcgcagtggtagagtgcttgcctagcaagcacaaggccctgggttcggtccccagctctgaaaaaaagaaaaaagaaaaaaaaaagccactcaCCTCTGGTAAGACGTTTTTCTGATAATCCCACTGAAGGAGTTTCAAGTAACAATTGTTTAGCACCGTCAGAGGGCTTAGGCTTGGTGTGGAGCTGTGTTCAGCTCCAGGAGCTACATCAGTCTCAGAAAACAATTCTTTATCTATGGACTCTTTTAGCCATTCCGTGGTTTGACTGAGGGCATCTAGGGGCAAAAAAAAAGCCATAGAGTTATCTGAGCAGTCCTTTTGCTCATACATCGTACATGATGGATTGATTCTATGAAGGTCCTGGGGATGAATGAAAAGACACAGCCACGGCCCTAAGTCCTTAAGGAGAGACAGACCTATAAATAACGAATGCCTGTAACAGAATAAATACAGTGGCTTCTAGAGGAACAAGAGAGAGGGGATACTCAGGAGTGCTCACGAGGTAAAACTTTACAGTGGTACTTGAAGGCACAGGAGAGAAGGCTGGCTGATGTGCTAGCAATGAGAATACCACGAAAAGACTTAATCACGACAGCAGATGGTCGTCTGGAAGTTGTCCCTCATCTACATACTGCTGGTCCACAAGGGGCTAGAGAAAAGAAGAACAACTCCTGATGGCACTGGTTTGGTGGTCAGAAACCAGCTTACCTCAAGCTCGCTCACAAATGACCTTGAGCTGGACTCAATGCATTAAACCCTTTGGGTGCCAAACCTGAGTGTCCACTTAGAGCTATCCTTTTACCAAGATCCATGGGTGAGTTCATGTTCCCATAGTCcatattttcattcttaataGATTTATGTTACACACGCTGGCTATGGGTAGGAAGGATTCCTTGCATAACTCTTTCCAACATGGAACTGATACAATCAGATCTATCTGTTAGAAAGATAACTGAGAGCAAGGCTAGGTGATGAGAGgatgggaggcagatggaggcCAGTCGAGAGAGTGAAGGCCAGGGCACTGAAGGAGGAGAGCAATCACGGCAAAGAAGCATTATTACTTAGGGATAGTCAGCGTGGGCCTGGAGGACCATTTAAATGCAGAAACTATAGACGCCTTGTAGGAGCATTTCCATATCCCTATCTAGAGCAGCTGAATGAGGGTTGTGTCCTTTCTTGAGATACAAAGTACAGGTCAGAGGATGTGACAGTCTTCCCTCACATTTTTGAAAGCTACCAGCTGTCCAATCTACTGCCATGTTTATCTCACCCTCCTTTTCCACTCTGTGGCAGTGTCACATTTGTGGACACCCCTCCtgaattctctctccttcttcctccccaccctcagaGGAAGTACACAGCTCCCTCACGTTGCCTCTTAGTAGCTGCTCTCTCACTCTAGGCCTCCTCCCTGGCAGCCACTGATCAAGTGAATCAAGCAACACTTctgagtcttcattctcttccaaaTGTTGCATTTTGAAGCCTTAATTCAAATCCCAGGGTATGACATTTGGAGGTGAAGCCTCTAGGAAGTCAATTCAAGTTAGATGAGATCACAAGGGTAGAGAACTCAGACAGTGAGTGTCGTGCCTCTCTCAGAGACCCAAGCCAGCTCACTCACTTTCTTCATGTAAActctcaaacacagacacatggaaacaggaagggtgtgtgaagggctggagaggcggcGAGCAGTTAAAAGAGCACTGTATGCTCTCTTAGAGcgtctgggtttgattcccagcacccactcagcagctcacagccatctttaactccagctccaggggcatctggccttcatgggtaccaggcaagcatgtggtgcacagacgtgtgcgtgtgcgtgtatgtgtgtgtgtgtaggcaaaacacccatacacataaaataaaaatgtcatttttaaaaagaagatgggTATCTGAAAGCTAAGAAGAAACTTCTCCAGAGACAGGGCATGGTGGTGGCACCCCCATCAAATGCAACCCCAGCAGATGTCAAATGGCTCCCTACTCAGAGCCACCCAAATCCACTATAGCCCGTTTCTAAAATCacaaacagaagcaggcagagagccCCCCGATTCCTTGCAATTGATTTGGTGAGAACAAATGCCCCTTCCAGTAGAGGAACTGGAGAGCAATAGCCTGCTGCCCTGGAGCCCAGAAAACCACACAGAGCATGGGGAAGCACGTGACTGCAGAGTCAAACCTGCATTGCTGATTAACACACAAGAAAGGGTAACCTAACATCACAGCAATCCGGGCGTGACTCAGGGTGTGTAGCACACTCTCCCCTGGGGGAGTTAGTTGGAAGCATGGCCTTACTCAAGTCGGCCTGTCACCACTTGTTAGCACTGGGCCTTGCCTAACTTACTTTCCTCAATGGTGGTTCTACTTCCACCTCTGCAGACTGGACCCAGAGGACAACAGTCCCTTCCTGCGGCTGGGGTAAGAATTCaagaca
This window harbors:
- the Tcp11l2 gene encoding T-complex protein 11-like protein 2 produces the protein MPFNGEKQYVNEDQQSDSESSRFSESMASLSDYGCSRQSFTSDSSSKSSSPASTSPPRGIMFDDVMAAAKNLSDMTLAHEIAVNENFQLRPNALPENSLAGQVKRVVHQAFWDVLEADLSAEPPQYEYAIKLFEEIREILLSFLTPGGNRLHSQICEVLDIDLIRQQAEHSAVDIQGLANYVISTMGKICAPVRDEDIRELKATTNIVEMLRQIFRVLDLMRMDMTNFVIRNIRPHIQHHLVEYERNKFQEVLEETPNALSQTTEWLKESIDKELFSETDVAPGAEHSSTPSLSPLTVLNNCYLKLLQWDYQKNVLPETLMTDGPRLQELTEKLNQLKMIACVSLITNNMVGAVTEGLPELANRLKRISAVLLEGMNKQTFNLKEALNSIGVQTCAEVNKALKERGSPTLNAEVQANLVGQFASLEEKDNPVCALMDKRIQLYMKSLLCLPSTQKSRPPVPGGLDVIQQELEVLGCQYANIVNLNKQVYGPFYANIFRKLLFRDEAMGKIDASLPTN